A genomic window from Mesorhizobium sp. 131-2-1 includes:
- a CDS encoding AAA family ATPase, giving the protein MSNLAYDAPLDGGDTSQQDIAAMQALRPVPRISIQAFCETEGVASPVRLAGEDRRMAKAHLKVHMGGIATAIEFYQSAPTPNLILLESRSEPKQLLEQLAQLSEYCDPSSKVVVIGHYNDVGLYRELIRSGISEYVIAPVSMTDIVSVVSSIFVDPEAEPIGRSIAFIGAKGGVGSSTIAHNVAWAMSSLFKSEVVVADLDLAFGTANINFDQDPAQGIAEAVFSPERVDEVYLDRLLAQCAEHLSLLAAPSTLERVYDFDADAFSQLIDTAQRSAPLLVLDVPHIWTGWTKSILVKADEVVITATPELANLRNTKNMVDMLKRLRPNDPPPRLVINQAGVPKRPEIGSSDFAEPLGITPMAVIQFEPLLFGNAANNGRMLGEMDAKSPIVGIIDEIAHVLTGRSEIKTKKKAGLGSLLGKLSRNKK; this is encoded by the coding sequence ATGAGCAATCTTGCCTATGACGCGCCCCTGGACGGCGGCGACACCTCGCAACAGGACATCGCAGCGATGCAGGCCTTGCGGCCGGTGCCGCGCATCTCGATCCAGGCTTTCTGCGAAACCGAGGGTGTCGCCAGCCCGGTCCGCCTCGCCGGCGAGGACCGGCGCATGGCCAAGGCCCACCTGAAGGTCCATATGGGCGGCATCGCCACGGCGATCGAGTTCTACCAGTCGGCGCCGACGCCGAACTTGATCCTTCTCGAATCGCGCAGCGAGCCCAAGCAGCTGCTGGAGCAGCTGGCGCAACTCTCCGAATATTGCGATCCGTCCTCGAAGGTCGTGGTGATCGGCCACTACAACGATGTCGGCCTGTATCGCGAGCTCATCCGCTCCGGCATTTCCGAATATGTCATCGCACCAGTGTCGATGACCGACATCGTCAGCGTGGTTTCGTCGATCTTCGTCGATCCGGAGGCCGAGCCGATCGGCCGCTCGATCGCCTTCATCGGCGCCAAGGGCGGCGTCGGCTCCTCGACCATCGCCCACAATGTCGCCTGGGCGATGTCGTCGCTGTTCAAGTCCGAAGTGGTCGTCGCCGATCTCGATCTCGCCTTCGGAACGGCCAACATCAATTTCGACCAGGATCCGGCGCAAGGCATCGCCGAGGCGGTGTTTTCGCCCGAGCGCGTCGACGAGGTCTATCTCGACCGGCTGCTTGCGCAATGCGCCGAGCACCTGTCGCTGCTTGCCGCCCCGTCCACGCTCGAGCGGGTCTACGATTTCGATGCCGACGCCTTCTCCCAGCTCATCGACACGGCCCAGCGCAGCGCCCCGCTCCTGGTCCTCGATGTCCCGCATATCTGGACAGGATGGACCAAGAGCATCCTCGTCAAGGCGGATGAGGTCGTCATCACCGCGACGCCGGAACTGGCCAATCTGCGCAACACCAAGAACATGGTGGACATGCTGAAACGGCTGCGTCCGAACGATCCGCCGCCGAGGCTGGTCATCAATCAGGCGGGCGTGCCGAAGCGTCCCGAGATCGGATCGTCGGATTTTGCCGAGCCGCTCGGCATCACGCCGATGGCGGTCATCCAGTTCGAGCCGCTGCTGTTTGGCAACGCGGCCAACAACGGGCGCATGCTGGGCGAGATGGATGCCAAGAGCCCGATCGTCGGCATCATCGACGAGATCGCGCATGTGCTGACCGGACGCAGCGAAATCAAGACCAAGAAGAAGGCGGGTCTCGGCTCGCTTCTCGGCAAGCTCTCGCGCAACAAGAAGTGA